The Oncorhynchus tshawytscha isolate Ot180627B linkage group LG12, Otsh_v2.0, whole genome shotgun sequence genome includes a window with the following:
- the LOC121847914 gene encoding perforin-1-like — translation MASLSLSLGLLVLCALALVHCDLNDGPIRVYDIRASNLKGRFFSKPDPYVKVWCGSSFHGKSSILKKQENPTWPDQFNFANILPNAVLTVEVWDDVIGPDRHMGTCTTTIRPGRHTETCHLKKGTVYYTYSYGYSH, via the exons atggcctctctctctctgtccctgggaCTGCTGGTGCTATGCGCCCTGGCTCTTGTACACTGTGACCTGAATGACGGCCCCATCAGAGTGTATGATATTCGTGCCTCCAACCTGAAAGGACGCTTTTTCTCAAAACCAGACCCCTACGTCAAG GTGTGGTGCGGCTCATCCTTTCATGGCAAGAGCAGCATTCTGAAGAAACAGGAAAACCCCACCTGGCCCGACCAGTTCAACTTCGCAAACATCCTTCCCAACGCTGTCCTGACAGTGGAG GTGTGGGATGATGTCATCGGACCAGATCGCCACATGGGAACCTGCACCACCACCATCCGCCCAGGAAGACACACTGAGACCTGCCACCTGAAGAAAGGCACCGTCTACTACACCTACAGCTACGGCTACAGTCACTAG
- the LOC121847892 gene encoding calcium-dependent lipid-binding protein-like: MASLSLSLGLLVLCTLALVHCDLDDVQFRVWGLSASNLKVDLLSQPDPYVKVWYGPAFGGMSSILKNQANPTWPGEFNFVDIIHKSVLKLEVWDNNVGPDHRLGTCTTTIRPGTHTETCHLKKGTFYYTYSYDYSH, from the exons atggcctctctctctctgtccctgggaCTGCTGGTGCTATGCACCCTGGCTCTTGTACACTGTGACCTGGATGACGTCCAATTCAGGGTGTGGGGCCTTAGTGCCTCCAACCTGAAAGTAGACCTCCTCTCCCAGCCAGACCCCTACGTCAAG GTGTGGTATGGCCCAGCCTTCGGTGGCATGAGCAGCATTCTGAAGAACCAGGCCAACCCCACCTGGCCCGGTGAGTTCAACTTCGTAGACATCATCCACAAGTCTGTCCTGAAGCTGGAG gtgTGGGATAATAACGTCGGACCAGATCACCGCCTGGGAACCTGCACCACCACCATCCGCCCAGGAACACACACTGAGACCTGCCACCTGAAGAAAGGCACCTTCTACTACACCTACAGCTACGACTACAGTCACTAG